The genomic DNA GGCTGAGCACGTACAGCTGGCGGCTGGCCTTCGCCTTCCCGGCCCCCGTCGTCCTGCTGCTCTTCGCCGCCGCGCTGCGCCTGGTCCCCGGCGGCGACGGCCCGCCGGGCGGCCGCCCGGCCACCCCCCGGCACTACGGCGTGGGGGGCGCGGCCGCCCTCACGGGCGCGCTGCTCGCCCTCGTGCACGGCGTCACCGCGCTGCCCGGGCACGGCTGGGGCGACGTCCGCTTCCTCGGGTCCGTGGCGGCGGCGGCCCTGCTGCTGGCGTGGTTCCGGGCGCTGGAACGCGCCGCGCCGGCCCCGCTGCTGCCTCTCCGGCTGCTGCGCAGCGGGGCCCTGATCCGCTCGGCCCTCGGCGCGGCCTGCCTCAACGGCTCCTATCTCGGGCTGCTGTTCGTGCTGACGTACCAGACGCAGACCCTCGCCGGCTGGTCACCGCCGATGGCGGCCGCGGCCCTGCTGCCGGCCGCCGTGCCGCCGGCGCTCACCGCGCTCGCCTCGGGGCGGCTGATCGCCCGGTTCGGTGCGCCGCGCCTCGTCGCGGCCGGTGCCGCCAGCGCGTTCGCCGGCTGTCTGCTGCAACTGCGGTCCGGCTGGCCCCTGGACTACACCGGGCGGCTGCTGCCCACGCTGCTGCTGGTCGGGCTGGGCTTCGTGCTGTCCTTCGCCGCGCTCAACGTGCAGGCCACCTCCGGGCTGGCGCCCGCCGACCGCGGTGCGGGCAGCGGGCTCTACCAGACCGCCGTGCAACTCGGCGCGGTCCTCGCGGTCGCGCTGGTCGCGGCGCTGCTCGCCGGTGCGGGCGGGGACGGCGGGCCCGCGGCGCGGCTCGCCGCCTGCCGCCCGGCACTGGTCCTGGTGGCCGCGCTCGGCGGTCTCGGCGTGCTCACCTCGCTCTTCGGACTCGCCGGTCCCGGCGCCGCGGGCCGCACGGCCGCACCCCGCACCTGACGTTCACTCCTTCCACTCCACGACGGGGGACGATCATGGATCTGACCACGAGGAACTGGGTCTTCGACGACCTGGACGACCTGGACGACCTCGACTACGAGTTCGAGCGGGACCACGTCGCCGAGCCGGAGCCGCCCGACCTGGCGCACCTGGCCGCCTGCGACCCGGCCGAGCGCACCCGCCTCATCGACGTCTACGTACGAGGCGAACTGGCCCGCGTGCTGCGGGTGCCGCCGGACACCATCGACACCGTGGGGCGCCCCATGAACAGCCTGGGCATCGGGTCCATCAACGGCCTCGAACTGCAACGCCGCATGGAGTCCGTGCTGCGCGTCGACGTCAACCTCAACCGGCTGCTGCGGGCCAACAGCGCGGCCGAGCTGATCGACTGCCTGGCCGGGCAGCTCGGCCCCGAGGACAGCCTCCACAAGCACGACGGGCGCGGCGACCACCTCGTCGCGCACGACGCGCTGGGCACGACGTGATCGGACAGCTCGCGCACCGGCCGGACGCGGCGACCGGCGCGCCGCGGCTGCCCGTGCCCGGGCACCTCGACGTCTGGCTGGTGCGCCGCCCCCGGCTGGACACGGCGGCCGGGACGCTCGCCCTGGACGAGCTGAGCGAGCCGGAACGCCGCCGCACCGCCTCCTTCGTCCGCCCCGCCGACGGGGTCACGTACGCGTCCGCGCACATCGCGCTGCGCCGGCTGCTCGGCGCCTACCTCGGGCTGCCCGCGGCGGGCGTCCCGTTCGTGCGCGAGCCCTGCCCCGGGTGCGCCGGACCGCACGGCAGACCGGCCGTCCGCCATCCCGACCCGCCGCTGCACTTCTCCCTGGCGCACAGCCACGGGATGGCCGTGGTGGCCGTCTCCCGCGCCGTGCTCGGCGTGGACGTGGAGCGGCTGCCGCGGGCCGAGACCGTCGAGGTGTGCGCCGCGGCGCTGCACCCCGACGAGCAGTCCGAGCTGGCACGGCTGGGCCCCGAGGAGCGGCGCCCGGCCTTCGGCCGGATCTGGACCCGCAAGGAGGCCTACCTCAAGGCGCTGGGCACCGGCCTGTCCCGCGATCCCGCCCGGGACTACCTGGGCGCCGACCAGGCCCGCCGGCCGGATGGCTGGACGCTGCTGGACCTGGCGTCCGGCCCCCGGCACAACGCCGCCGTCGCCGTGCGCGGCGCGCCGCCCGAACGGGTCGCCGTGCGCTGGCTGCCGCCCACCGCGACACACGTCGACGGGTCGGTGGACCTGGCCGCCGGCGGTGTGACCACCCGCGTATCCGACTGGGGAGCGTGACACGACGATGTCGACCGACCAGAGAACCGAGCAGACGGCCGATCAGACGACCGAGCAGACCACCGAGCGACAGCCCCTGCACCGGCGCGAGCACCGGGGCCAGTGGAGCGCCGAGGAGCGCATCGAGGAACTCGGCCTGATCAAGCAGGCCGCCCGGCACGGCGACCCGACGGCCACCGAACGGCAGCACGCCAAGGGGAAGCTCACCGCCCACGAACGGATCGAACTCCTGCTCGACGAGGGGTCGTTCACCGAGGTCGAGATGTTGCGCCGGCACCGCGCCACCGGCTTCGGACTCGAGAAGAAGCGCCCCTACACCGACGGCGTGATCACCGGCTGGGGCACCGTCCACGGCCGCACGGTCTTCGTGTACGCCCACGACTTCCGGGTGTTCGGCGGCGCCCTCGGCGAAGCGCACGCACTGAAGATCCACAAGATCATGGACATGGCGATCTCGGCCGGCGCGCCCCTGGTGTCGCTCAACGACGGAGCGGGCGCCCGCATCCAGGAGGGCGTCTGCGCGCTCGCCGGCTACGGCGGCATCTTCCAGCGCAACACCAGGGCCTCCGGCGTGATCCCGCAGATCAGCGTGATGCTCGGCCCCTGCGCGGGCGGCGCCGCCTATTCACCGGCGCTGACCGACTTCGTCTTCATGGTCCGCGACATCGCGCAGATGTTCATCACCGGCCCGGACGTGGTGAAGGCGGTGACGGGCGAAGAGATCAGCCAGGACGCCCTCGGCGGCGCCGACGTCCACGCCACCGCCTCCGGCGTCGCCCACTTCGCCTACGACGACGTGCACGGCTGCCTGGAGGACGTACGCCACCTGCTGTCCCTGCTGCCCTCCAACAACCGCGAACTGCCACCGGCCGCGCCCGGCTCCGACCCGGCCGACCGGCGCACCGACCGGCTGCTGGAGATCGTCCCCGACGACCCCGGCCGGGTCTACGACATCCGCGCCGTCATCGAGGAGATCGTCGACGACGGCGACTACTTCGAGGTGCACCCCGGCTGGGCGACCAACATGGTGTGCGCCCTGTCCCGGCTCGACGGCGAGGTCGTGGGCATCGTCGCCAACCAACCCACGTCGTACGCCGGGGTCCTGGACATCGACGCGAGTGAAAAGGCCGCGCGGTTCGTGCAGTTCTGCGACGCCTTCAACATCCCGCTGGTGACGCTGATCGACGTCCCGGGCTTCCTGCCCGGCGTCGACCAGGAGCACAACGGCATCATCCGGCGCGGGGCCAAGCTGCTGTACGCCTACTGCAACGCCACCGTGCCGCGCGTCTCCCTCGTGCTGCGCAAGGCCTACGGCGGCGCGTACATCGTGATGGACTCCCGCTCCATCGGCTCCGACCTGGCGCTGGCCTGGCCCTCCAACGAGATCGCGGTGATGGGCGCCGAGGGCGCCGCCAATGTCATCTTCCGCCGGGAGATCGCCGCGTCGGACGACCCCGAGGGCACCCGCGCGCAGAAGATCAAGGAGTACCAGGCGGAGCTGATGCATCCGTACTACGCCGCCGAACGCGGCCTCATCGACGACGTGATCGACCCGCGGGACACGCGGCGCGCCCTCGTCGGGGCCCTGTCGATGCTGCGCAGCAAACAGGCCGACCTGCCGTGCCGCAAGCACGGCAACCCCCCGCAGTGAGCGGGACCGACGGCGCGGACGCCACCGACGGGACCGCGGTCGTCCGGATCCTGCGGGGCCGGCCCACCCCCGCCGAGATCGCCGCCCTCACCAGCGTCCTGCTCGCCCACGCCGCCGCCCTCGGCGCCGTCCCGCCCGGCCCGCCCCGCCCCCGGCCGACCGCGGGCTGGCGCCGCCCGGAACGCGCCGCCGCGCACCGCGACCCCCGCGGCTGGCACACCGCCGGCGGCCCGGGCGGCCGCCCACCCCACGGAAAGGACCTCGCCCCATGACCCGCCCACCCTCCGGCCCCGTCGCCGGCCCGGACACGGTCACCCTCGCCCGGGCCGAATTCGACGCCCTGCGCGCCCAGGTCCGGGCACTGAGCGACCGGACGGAGATCGCCGGACTGGTCGACCGCTACGTCACCCTGCTGGACACCCAGGACGAGAACGGTTTCGACGACGGCTGGCCCGCGGAGGTCTTCACCGAGGACTGCCTGCTGGAGTTCCCCGTCGGCACGCTGGAAGGACGGGAGGGCGCCGCCGCCTTCCACTTCGACCGCAAGTCCCGGTTCGCCCGCACCCATCACCTGGCGTCCAACTACGGCATCACCACCGACGGCGACACCGCCCGGATCCGCGTCCACCTCGTCGCCTCGCACGTGCACCACGAGGACGGCCCCGACCCCGGCGGCCGCTTCGACATCGGCGGCCACAGCGCGGCCGAGGCGGTCCGCACCCCCGACGGCTGGCGGATCCACCGCTGGCGGTTCCACCTGACGTGGTCGGACGGGGCCGGCCCGCGACCCGGTCCCGAAGCGCACGCCCTGCGCGCCTCCCAGCCCCGCCCCCGCACCTGACCGACCCGCACCCGCACCCGCACCCGCACCCGCACCCGCACCCGCACCCGACGAAAG from Streptomyces sp. CB09001 includes the following:
- a CDS encoding acyl-CoA carboxylase epsilon subunit, with the translated sequence MSGTDGADATDGTAVVRILRGRPTPAEIAALTSVLLAHAAALGAVPPGPPRPRPTAGWRRPERAAAHRDPRGWHTAGGPGGRPPHGKDLAP
- a CDS encoding nuclear transport factor 2 family protein gives rise to the protein MTRPPSGPVAGPDTVTLARAEFDALRAQVRALSDRTEIAGLVDRYVTLLDTQDENGFDDGWPAEVFTEDCLLEFPVGTLEGREGAAAFHFDRKSRFARTHHLASNYGITTDGDTARIRVHLVASHVHHEDGPDPGGRFDIGGHSAAEAVRTPDGWRIHRWRFHLTWSDGAGPRPGPEAHALRASQPRPRT
- a CDS encoding acyl-CoA carboxylase subunit beta, with the protein product MSTDQRTEQTADQTTEQTTERQPLHRREHRGQWSAEERIEELGLIKQAARHGDPTATERQHAKGKLTAHERIELLLDEGSFTEVEMLRRHRATGFGLEKKRPYTDGVITGWGTVHGRTVFVYAHDFRVFGGALGEAHALKIHKIMDMAISAGAPLVSLNDGAGARIQEGVCALAGYGGIFQRNTRASGVIPQISVMLGPCAGGAAYSPALTDFVFMVRDIAQMFITGPDVVKAVTGEEISQDALGGADVHATASGVAHFAYDDVHGCLEDVRHLLSLLPSNNRELPPAAPGSDPADRRTDRLLEIVPDDPGRVYDIRAVIEEIVDDGDYFEVHPGWATNMVCALSRLDGEVVGIVANQPTSYAGVLDIDASEKAARFVQFCDAFNIPLVTLIDVPGFLPGVDQEHNGIIRRGAKLLYAYCNATVPRVSLVLRKAYGGAYIVMDSRSIGSDLALAWPSNEIAVMGAEGAANVIFRREIAASDDPEGTRAQKIKEYQAELMHPYYAAERGLIDDVIDPRDTRRALVGALSMLRSKQADLPCRKHGNPPQ
- a CDS encoding acyl carrier protein, which produces MDLTTRNWVFDDLDDLDDLDYEFERDHVAEPEPPDLAHLAACDPAERTRLIDVYVRGELARVLRVPPDTIDTVGRPMNSLGIGSINGLELQRRMESVLRVDVNLNRLLRANSAAELIDCLAGQLGPEDSLHKHDGRGDHLVAHDALGTT
- a CDS encoding MFS transporter; this encodes MTRTVPGPVADAGEGRWSPRLWGLLLVLAGNMLIDALEVSVAVVALPSIGTDLGLPLTSAQWAMTGFAAGFGALMLFGTRLVALLGRRRVYLVALLGFAAASLLSAFAQEPALLVATRLVKGFCAALTAPTGLAIIATAFPEGRARSRAVSVYTLFGAGGFTAGLLLSGWLSTYSWRLAFAFPAPVVLLLFAAALRLVPGGDGPPGGRPATPRHYGVGGAAALTGALLALVHGVTALPGHGWGDVRFLGSVAAAALLLAWFRALERAAPAPLLPLRLLRSGALIRSALGAACLNGSYLGLLFVLTYQTQTLAGWSPPMAAAALLPAAVPPALTALASGRLIARFGAPRLVAAGAASAFAGCLLQLRSGWPLDYTGRLLPTLLLVGLGFVLSFAALNVQATSGLAPADRGAGSGLYQTAVQLGAVLAVALVAALLAGAGGDGGPAARLAACRPALVLVAALGGLGVLTSLFGLAGPGAAGRTAAPRT
- a CDS encoding 4'-phosphopantetheinyl transferase superfamily protein — its product is MIGQLAHRPDAATGAPRLPVPGHLDVWLVRRPRLDTAAGTLALDELSEPERRRTASFVRPADGVTYASAHIALRRLLGAYLGLPAAGVPFVREPCPGCAGPHGRPAVRHPDPPLHFSLAHSHGMAVVAVSRAVLGVDVERLPRAETVEVCAAALHPDEQSELARLGPEERRPAFGRIWTRKEAYLKALGTGLSRDPARDYLGADQARRPDGWTLLDLASGPRHNAAVAVRGAPPERVAVRWLPPTATHVDGSVDLAAGGVTTRVSDWGA